The Haloarcula sp. CBA1127 genomic interval GCGCAGCAGATGCAAAGCTGGTCCGCGCTGCGTTAGGCAATTCAACCTCTCCGACGAAAGCAGAGAACCCTACTGGTGACGGGGGTGGGTATCCAGATATTGGTGCCGATGAAGAATTCGATATTGACTTTGATGCGGGCACAATCGAGATCGGATTTACTGGAAATACAGATTCTCAGAATATACACCTTGCCAGTTTTGAGCGGCCCGGGCCATTCAAGGGTGAGAGAGAGTTCCAGTATCAGGACCTGTTTGACACTGCGGTTTCTACCTCAACTGAAGATACACTCAGCGTCGATATTCCAACACCTGAAGACTATGAATAGTAACCTATCAGCTGTCTCTCTCAAAAAGTAAACCAAATTCAAATACACCACTATAACGATCAACAAGTATAATATTCGTAAAACTAGCGCTAGGAGAACGGTTAATCGCTCAGATACTACAGGGCGGATTTCGCCCTTCGCGCTGGGGCGTATGATTCCGACACAAACCATAAGGTGGTTAACTATTTGATTAGCCCACGTCTATTCCGGAAGTTTAACTGGCAGTACAAGTGACAAAGCTACCATGGCGACACAACAGCGCCAGCAGTTCATCTACGGGCATCTCACGTGGGTACTTGGTACCATCCTCGTGTTGACCCTCCTGGATGCGCTAACGCTGGAGCTGTTTTTCGTTGTCTCGCTGATCGGATTTCTCGTTACTGTCGAACTGGTTGCACCGCAGGCCGTGTCGCCGCGCTGGCGACGGCGGCTCTGGTGGCTCATCGCACTTGGTCTGGTGGGCTTTGCCTACGTGGTCATCAAACGGATCCTTGCGATTCTACCGCCGGGGCTGATCTGATGGCATCGACACCGTCTCCTGACGATTCCTGGCTGCCATCGCTCACTCTCCCACAGCTACTACTTGCCACCTACACCGCTCTCACGATTATCGCGCTCGTCTACGCCGCAAGCACGTCCTCAGCAGCGTTCGGTGCGTATAATTCCAAGTGGGACGGGGCGGGCGAACTCCGAACTGTCGCAGCTGACGCCGGTGCAAACGCGACCGTCGGAACGAACGTCAGTCAGTATCCGACAAGTGACGCGGACGGCACCGTTGCGGTCGTTCTCTCGCCGGCCGAGCCGTACTCGTCAAGTGAGCGGACACGAATCGCTGAGTTCGTTCGAAGCGGTGGGACACTCGTCGTCGCTGAGGATTACCGCCCACACGGAAATGAGCTACTCGCTGCTATCGGTGCAGATGCACGCTTCGACGGCCGCCCGGTGTACGACAACAGAAATTATTACCGGAACTCCTCGCTCCCGGAAGCGACGCCTGCCGGCGACTATCCAGAGACTACAGGCGTCGATACTGTCGTCCTCAACTACGGGACGACTGTCAGAGCCGGCAACGCGACGACACTCGTCAACACTTCCGAGTACGCCTATCTCGACAGTAACGGGAACGCCAACCTTGACGGCGAGGAGCAGTTAGCGTCCCGACCCGTCGTCACGAGCGAACCGGTCGGCGACGGTCGAGTTATCGCCGTCAGTGATCCGAGTATCTTCGTGAACGCGATGCTCGAACGTGGTGACAACCGACGGTTCGTCCAGAACATCGTCGCTAATCACGACACGGCCCTACTGGATTATTCACGCGCCAGCAGTGTTCCGCCAGTGGCCGCTGCCGTCCTCGCCGTGCAGCGGTCGGACGTGCTGTTGCTGTTCTGTGGCGTCGTGCTGGTCGGGACGCTGCTCGCGTACGACCGCCGTCTCGACGATCGACTCCGAGACCGACTCCGGGAACATAGAGGCCGCAAGCCGGACCCGCATCTTTCCCGGGATGGCGTTGAGAAGTATCTCAGAGTCCGTCATCCAGACTGGGGAACCGCACAGGTAGAGCGAGTAACGGAAGCCATTATTAAACAGCGGTCCGAACGTCAGCGTAATGACTGATCCGTCGGTACTGTACGACCGTCTCAGAGAGGAGACGGAAACAGTTCTTATCGGGAACGAGCAGGTTCTTCGGCACATTACTGTTGCCATGCTTACACGCGGCCACGTGCTTCTTGAGGGGGTTCCCGGTGTCGCGAAAACGACGATTGCCACGCTCGTCGCCAACGCGACGGATCTCCAGCACTCTCGGGTACAGATGACGCCTGATCTGCTCCCCGCGGACATCACCGGAACGACAGTGTATCACCAGCGAAACGGCGAGTTCGAACTGCAGAAAGGCCCGGTGTTTACCAATCTGGCCATCGCTGACGAGATCAACCGCGCCCCGCCGAAAACACAGAGCGCGCTGCTCGAAGCGATGCAGGAGGGGCAGGTGTCTATCGAAGGGTCGACACTCGAACTCCCGACGCCGTTTACCGTCGTTGCGACGATGAACCCACTTGAGATGGAAGGGACGTTCAAACTCCCGGAGGCCCAGCGCGACCGGTTCCAGATGAAACTCGTCACTGAGATTCCCAACTCCGAGGAGGAGCGTGCCATCCTCGACCGGTTCGACGCGAACCCGACGCTTGATGCGGACTCTATCTCGCAGGTTATCTCCCGGGCCGAACTTCTGGACGCCCGGTCAGTAGTCCCCGAGACACACATCGAAGACAGCATCAAAGAGTACATTCTCGACATCGTTGGCGCGACACGGGACCATCGAAACGTCGTTCACGGGGCTTCACCGCGGGCGACAATCGCCATGCAGGATACGGCCAAAGCAGCCGCCCGTCTGAACGGCCGGGAGTACGTCATTCCCGACGACGTCAAAGAGATGGCGCTTCCGGTGTTGCGGCATCGTCTCATTATGAACAGCGACGCCGAACTAAGCCAGATCAGCGCCGAAACGGTTATCGAAGAAATCCTTCAGTCGATTACGCCGCCGGGGTCCGACACCGACCACAGTACGGGTATCGAGACAGCGGTCGGCGACGGCGGGACGAAACGAGAGTCCGAGTAGCGACCGGACCGCTAGCTGTTTTCCGGGGCTGATGTCGTCTCTCGTTCTTGGGCCGCCGCGCCACTGGACTGCGCCGATGGTTGTTCGAGTGCGTCCCACGAAACAATCACGACACCGCTGAACCGGTCGTCATCGCGCGTGTCGACAGTAACCGGTTGATCAAGTCCCGTGGCAAACCCCACCGCGAGCAGGGACACCACTGGGTGATCTAGTTGGTGAATGTCGCCGAATGCGGGATTGCTGATAGCAATAGAAGCGGTTCGGTTCCCGCCATCGATTTCGATTGTTGTGTCATCGACGAGTTCGAACTGCTTGGACAGGGCTGTGGTCAGTTGTGCAGCTATTGCATCGGGGTCGTTGCCGAATTTGCCCGATATCGTTTGCTCGAACTCGCTGTACAGACGGTCTCCAGTCGGGGGAAGCGATATGCCCTGCTCCGCCTCGGCACCGCTCGTAATGAACAGTTCTCCCAACTGCTCTGGATCGGGAACCGCGTACTCGACGTGCTGGGGGACGAACAGGCGCGCATTCGTCTCCGGACGGGATGCCGTTGGGACATACACCGTCTCGGTCTGGAGTTCCAGTTCGCTGACGAGGTGCTGTTCGACATCGGCCAGCGTGTCGAACACCGTGTCACTGACCGACGCCGAGACGAACCGCTCGGGAGTGAGATAGAACGTGACGATTCCGGCAAACACACCGGTTCCAGCGAACGCTATGAAGATCGTCTGCAGGGCTGGAAAGAGGAACGCCGCTATGAGGGATAGTCCACCAACCGCAAAGAAGCCCACTGCGGTCCGTCTGAACGTTGCCCGCTTCGCATGCGCGTAGGAGTCGCGCAACCGGCGGTTCTCCTCCCGTAACACTTCCATCTCCGCTTCGAGTGTCTGGCGGTCCCGCACAATATCGGTCTGTTGGGTGCTGTCATCACCTGATGCATCCGGTTGCGTAGGCTCGGGTTGGCTCATAGGAAATCACGATCCGAAACTGCGTCTTTAGTTACGATGTCGAGTTCTATCAGCAGATAGCGATGGAGCAGATAGCCGACGATGGCAATCCCGACGAGGAGAGCGAACCCGGCTCTGAGGGGGGCCACGTTCCAGCGCCAGAGCGACAGCCAGGCGAGACTGCCCAGCAGCGGAACGACAAGTGCGACGAGGCTGCCGGCGACTCGGCCGTCGGGCGTCTCGATAGTTACCGAAAGCAGCGCAAGGAACAGGCCGCTTTCGACAAGGACGAGCGGTAGCAGTGATGGTGTATCGACTGTGACGAGCGCTATCTGTCCGAGCACGACCGCGAGAACGGGTGTTCCGGACAGGTAGAGACCGCCGAGGACAACACCGACGAAGCCAAGCCATACCGGCCCGTCCCAGACGAGTCCGCCTGTGGCTACGACGATGCCCAGCAGGCCGAGTACGGTGGGCAGTGATCGGAGCGAGCGTGCCCTCGTTTTCAGTGCGACGCTCATGCGTACTCCCTCTGGTCTGTGTTCGCTGGGCTGCCGGACAGAATAGCCGAGATCTGTTCCGGGGACCCAACTTCGTAGGCTGTCACCGAGTCGACCTCGTTCAGTTCACGCCGGAACTGGTCGAAGGTTCGATACCGTTCGTATGCGGTATCGAGATCGGTGAGGAGGTCTGTATCGAAGGCTACTGATGGAGCGATAAACACGACGACCTCCGTTGCGTTGCGCCTCGCCAGTCCAACCGTGTTCCGTAGTTCACTCGGGTTGCTGTCGTCGGTACAGATGACCAGCAGGTCCGCGCTGCGTACCTCGTGTGGTGCCACCTGGAACCCGTTGTACAGCGGCTGGTTGGGAAGGTGTCGTTTTGATCCGGCGGCATCTCGATACGCGAGCAACGTCGTTTCCATCGGTGATTGTGTGTCCGTCGTCGGGTTTACCGTCCGTGTCATCCTTTCGGTGTGAGCCGCTCTCGTGGTGGCTGTTGCCGGCGTCTCAGTTTCGGTGTCGAGGTCGTTGATCCGATGCCGGCACGACCTGTAGGCTTCGGTTCTCGCCACAGGGATTCTCGATTCCGTCACGCCCGCGTCGTCGACAGTTATATACCCCAACGGGTCACGGGTCGTTTCGGCACGCTGCTGGAACGCTGCGGCGACCGCTTTGAGGTGATCTAGCTTCGTTTCGCCAGGTGTCCCATCACCCAGTGTCTGCCGGTGATCGAGGACGAGCACCACGCTACGGTTACTCTCGGCCTCGTAGTTGCGGACGTGCGTCTCGTCTAGCCTGGCAGTCGCCTTCCAGTCGACGTATTTCAGTGCGTCACCCGGGACATATTTTCGAATCTCCTCGGCTGACAGGCCACCCGTCCGCCCCCGAGCATCGTGCTCGCCGACACCGCGTAGCAACTGTTTCCCGCTCTGGCCAACGTGAATCGGGCCGACCGACGGCGACTCGACTGCTAGTTCGGGGCCGGGAGCCGTCGTGAACGACTGGGTAAACAGCCCGGTGCTGTCACTGACGGTTACTGTGGCTCCGGGAAGGGTGTAGTTGCCAACAGTCCCCCAAGTGAGCGGAAGCGTCATCGACGAGGATTGCATCGACGCACCGAGATTGATTTCCGGAACGATGCCCGATTCCATCCGCGCTGCGAGGGGAATCCTTGCCTCAACGGAGAGCGGCAGGTGATCGCTGGCCGCGGCAACTGATGCCTCAAGGGTGTACTTCGTTTCGGCGTCGGTCCGTATTCGGGACCGGTCGAGCGACTGGCTGACTGTGAGTTCGTCCTTGAGCCGTGACACGCCGCGGACGAACGCAAACTGCATTGCGAGCAGCCAGCCTGCGAGCCCGACGGCCCCGACGACTAACAGGGGTGCATCGAGCAGCCCACCACCCACGACGAGACTACCGATAGCAGTGATCGTGAGCCAGAACCGCCGGGTGACACGCATTAGCTTCGGTTACTGAACCGAGCCCATTGAAGATACCGACAGACACAGCCGAGTGCTTAGAGTCCGCACCCCTCATCAGTATCGAAATCGATATTGATATTTGGGGGATTATTTACTTAACCGTCACACAGGAATTCTGAGTCATGAGTGGTCTGAGGCTTCGATACATTGGGAGTCAGGAACTTAGCTGAATATAGCTACTGGAATCAGTATTAATATTAGAACTATGCTCACAGATATCTCAGCTGGCGCCCGCCGTCTCGCGAACAACTGGTTCTGTCGCCTGCCGATGTTTCGCGCCGGTGCTGTCGTCTTCGTGGCGCTGCTTCTCGCCGGTGTCGCGTTTCCAGTCGCCGGGACATTGTCGCAGGTGAACACTGCTAGCGGTGGTGGGGCCGATACTCCGGACGTACAGCAGGTACAGGCCGATGCGAACGCCACTGATACAGACGGAGACGGACTGTCGGATCCGCTAGAGCGGTCCGTTTATGACACTGACCCGACCAACGCGGACACGGATGGCGACGGCTATCCGGACGGCATGGAAGTCCGCTGTGAGCAAGCTATCCCGGATGCAGACCCGCTGCGAACGGACATCTACGTCGAAGTCGATTCTACACAGTCAACGACGCTCAGCGACTCAGTCCAGACCTCTATTGTCGAGACCTTTGCGAATGCACCCGTTTCGAACCCCGACGACTCCACCGGGATCGATATCCATCTAGTCACGGACGATACGAACCTCTCGGCCAACGGAACAGTCCACTCGAAATCCCGCGCTGGTGCCGGGAACGATATCTACGACTTCCGGGCCAACCATTCGGAGTACAGTTCTGACGGCTACTACTATGTCTTGCTCACCGATGACGTCGCCTACAACGGTGACGACTACTTCGTCGGCGCGGGACGACCTGAAATTGCGGCGATGGAGCGGTTCGATTCGACGAAGATCACCGCGTCGCTGTTCATGCATGAATTCGGGCATGCGATGGGGCTCGACGCCCATCAGGACGGTATCGACGAGGAGCGCTACTCCCAGACAGAGTACGACAGCGTGA includes:
- a CDS encoding DUF4350 domain-containing protein, with the protein product MASTPSPDDSWLPSLTLPQLLLATYTALTIIALVYAASTSSAAFGAYNSKWDGAGELRTVAADAGANATVGTNVSQYPTSDADGTVAVVLSPAEPYSSSERTRIAEFVRSGGTLVVAEDYRPHGNELLAAIGADARFDGRPVYDNRNYYRNSSLPEATPAGDYPETTGVDTVVLNYGTTVRAGNATTLVNTSEYAYLDSNGNANLDGEEQLASRPVVTSEPVGDGRVIAVSDPSIFVNAMLERGDNRRFVQNIVANHDTALLDYSRASSVPPVAAAVLAVQRSDVLLLFCGVVLVGTLLAYDRRLDDRLRDRLREHRGRKPDPHLSRDGVEKYLRVRHPDWGTAQVERVTEAIIKQRSERQRND
- a CDS encoding MoxR family ATPase, whose protein sequence is MTDPSVLYDRLREETETVLIGNEQVLRHITVAMLTRGHVLLEGVPGVAKTTIATLVANATDLQHSRVQMTPDLLPADITGTTVYHQRNGEFELQKGPVFTNLAIADEINRAPPKTQSALLEAMQEGQVSIEGSTLELPTPFTVVATMNPLEMEGTFKLPEAQRDRFQMKLVTEIPNSEEERAILDRFDANPTLDADSISQVISRAELLDARSVVPETHIEDSIKEYILDIVGATRDHRNVVHGASPRATIAMQDTAKAAARLNGREYVIPDDVKEMALPVLRHRLIMNSDAELSQISAETVIEEILQSITPPGSDTDHSTGIETAVGDGGTKRESE
- a CDS encoding DUF58 domain-containing protein; the protein is MRVTRRFWLTITAIGSLVVGGGLLDAPLLVVGAVGLAGWLLAMQFAFVRGVSRLKDELTVSQSLDRSRIRTDAETKYTLEASVAAASDHLPLSVEARIPLAARMESGIVPEINLGASMQSSSMTLPLTWGTVGNYTLPGATVTVSDSTGLFTQSFTTAPGPELAVESPSVGPIHVGQSGKQLLRGVGEHDARGRTGGLSAEEIRKYVPGDALKYVDWKATARLDETHVRNYEAESNRSVVLVLDHRQTLGDGTPGETKLDHLKAVAAAFQQRAETTRDPLGYITVDDAGVTESRIPVARTEAYRSCRHRINDLDTETETPATATTRAAHTERMTRTVNPTTDTQSPMETTLLAYRDAAGSKRHLPNQPLYNGFQVAPHEVRSADLLVICTDDSNPSELRNTVGLARRNATEVVVFIAPSVAFDTDLLTDLDTAYERYRTFDQFRRELNEVDSVTAYEVGSPEQISAILSGSPANTDQREYA